The nucleotide window TTTAGTGTTTTGGCGACAGCCAACTGAGTTGTAATAGGAACTTAAAGGTGTGCTTTCAGATTGTCAGCAAACGAGTCTGACATCAGGCAATCTTTTCGTTGCACTGCTGTGGGCTTAGGGGAGTTTGTGAACAGGACATTTGGCCAGCCAAACTGTGTGTAGACTTGCCGCAGACGTAGCAGCAGTGGATCACTGATTTGGTCTTCTTTCCTTTGGCCACGGCCCCAGCACCGGTGTCATATTGATCTTTCGCTTCAGAAAAATATCCAGGATCTTTCGGACTGAAAATGCCGAATTTGAAACAGACGGCTCTAATCAACTTGCTTCGAATCACTATCTAAATTCCTTGCAAAAAAAAAGAAACGAAAAAGAAAGAATACTATATAAGCAGAACAAGCTTCTAGTTTGCGTCGCCTAAACATGTCGACCATGGTAGTCATGCAGTTTTTCATGTTTGCCTCCCTTTGTCTCCCGTGTTTGGCCAATGCCATGCATGTAGCCACCTTGTCCACTGCTGAAACCGCCACAACAAGCAGCACTGACCACCAAGCGCTCGTGTCATTCGGTTCTCTGATTAAAGGAGATCCATTCCAAGCACTGAATTCATGGGGAAACCACTCGATCCCTGTATGCCAATGGCGCGGAGTGGCCTGCGGCACGCGTGGCCACCGCCGCGGACGCGTCGTGGCACTGGATCTTCACGGGCTCAACCTTGTTGGCACCATTGCCTCTTCCATAGGTAACCTAACTTACCTCAGGCATTTTGCCCTTCAAGAGAACAGCTTTTATGGTGTCATACCATCAGAGGTTGGACATCTCGTACAACTCGAGTATCTGAACCTTAGCAGGAACTCCATCGGCGGGGAGATCCCGCCGACACTGGCCACTTGTGTTCAGCTTCGAGTTATTGATCTGAGGCACAACATGCATAAAGGCTTGGTGCCCCGGGAGTTGGCATCCTTGCATAATCTTGAGGTATTGGCTCTTGGGTACAACAACCTTACAGGAAGTATCCCTGTGGAGATTGGAAACCTGAAAGGCCTGACCCATCTTCATCTGGCGTCAAACATGCTAGTAGGAGAAATACCAACAGAGATTGCAAATCTTAGAAACTTGACCAAGTTATATCTTAGCTTCAATCGCCTGTCAGGTCCTGTTCCTGCCTTTCTTGGTGGCCTCCAAAAATTACAGATTCTGTATCTAGGGCCGAACCGTTTCTCAGGGCCGATTCCACCTTCCCTAGGAAACCTCTCATCTCTACTAGTTCTAGATGTCCAAATAAATGGCCTAACTGGTAGCATCCCTGAATCGTTAGGAAATCTGAATCTGCTCAACGTCCTTTCTCTCACATCTAATAGTCTTACAGGCTCAATCCCTCATACTCTTGGAAAACTCAGTTCTCTCGTTGAGTTTTATCTCAACGGGAATCAACTCGAGGGTTCTATACCACCTTCTGTCTATAATTTCTCATCCCTCCAAATTTTTAGTGTCCAATACAACAACCTGAGTGGACCCATTTCATATCACTTGGGTAATAAGTTGCCACAACTCCAGAACCTTAGCATAGACAATAATAGGTTTCATGGGTCCATCCCAGAGTCTTTGTGCAATGCTTCAATGCTTGAAATAGTACAACTGAGCAAGAACTTCTTTTCCGGAGTAATACCAAAATGTCTTGGAGCTACCATGAAGAGCTTATCGGCACTGCTTCTCTCATATAACCAGCTAGAGGCAAGGAATGATGCCGATTGGGATTTCATTTCTAGCTTGACAAACAGTAGTATGCTACAGTACCTAGCTCTTGGCCATAACAAACTACAAGGGGTGCTACCAAATTCAATGGCAAACCTTTCCACAAACTTGAGATATTTCAGCGTGTCAGGCAACATGCTACGGGGAAATATACCTGAAGGAATTGGAAATCTTGTCAACTTGCAACACTTGCAGGTGGATGGTAATTTCCTAGATGGAAAAATTCCTGAATCGATTGGCAATCTTAGGATCCTGGTTGAATTATACTTGTCAAACAATGGTTTATCTGGACCAATTCCGCCAATGCTTGGAAATCTCACAGCATTAATTATACTTGACCTCAGCCAAAATGTGCTTACTGGCCCCATACCATCCAGCCTTGGAAGCTGCCCTCTGGAGACATTGAGCCTAGCATTCAATCAGCTTATAGGTTCAATACCAAAAGAGATTTTCCTCATATCGGCACTATCTGTTTCCATGGAGCTGCAAGGGAACATGTTAACTGGGACATTTCCTCAAGAAGTTAGTAATCTAGTGAATCTTGGATATCTGAATGTGTCTGACAACAGGATATCTGGCTTAATTTCTGCCTCTCTAGCTCAGTGCAGAAGTTTGCAGTATCTCAGTATGGAAGGTAACCTATTTCAGGGCCCAATTCCAGCATCAATGTCACAGATGAAAGGCCTTCTGGTTCTTGATGTTTCAAGAAACAACTTGTCCGGGGACATCCCAGTATTCCTTGGGGACATGCAGGGGCTCGCTATCCTGAACATATCATTCAACAATTTTGAGGGTGAAGTTCCAAAACGTGGATTATTTCTGAATGCAAGTGCAGCTCTGATTGAAGGGAACTATGGATTATGTGGAGGTATCCCCCAATTCAACTTGCATCCCTGCTCAAATCATACATCCGAGAAGTGGTCTCACAAGCTTGTCGTGTTGATCTCAGTAGGAAGCGCAGTTCTTTGCATTATGTTAGTACTATTTGCACTATTTGCACACCGGAAATTGAGAagcaagtttacaatgacaagaCGGGTTCCATCACTCCATAGCGGACAGCATATAAGGGTTACCTATGTTGAATTAGTGAGAGCAACAAGTGGTTTTGCTTCTGAGAACCTCATAGGCACAGGAAGCTTCGGCTCTGTGTACAAAGGAAGAATGATGAATGGAGATCAGGAAGTGATTGTCGCTGTGAAGGTGCTCAACCTCGAGCAGCGAGGGGCATCTCAAAGCTTTGTTGCGGAATGTGAGACTTTAAGATGCATCAGACATCGAAACCTTGTGAAGATATTGACCGTCTGCTCGAGTATTGATTCCAGGGGTCTAGACTTCAAAGCTCTCGTATTTGAGTTCATGCCGAATGGAGATCTTGATCAATGGCAACACAGCCGTCTCCTGGAAGATGGGAGCCATGGCGTGCTCAGTCTTACCCAAAGGATAGACATTGCCATTGATGTAGCTTCAGCACTCGAATACCTTCACCACAATAAGCCAGTGCCAATAGTTCATTGTGATCTTAAGCCAAGCAATATTCTCCTCGATAATGACATGGTTTCCCATGTGGGTGACTTTGGACTCGCAAGGTTCTTGCAGCAGGATGATACTAGCCTCCCAGAAATATCAAGTGGTTGGGCTACAAGAAGGGGAACAATTGGATATGCTGCCCCAGGTTTGCCATTAATCACCGATGTTCATCTTTGATGTATCAATTTTCGAAACTGATTCACTTGCATTTCTTTTCCAGAGTACGGCCAAGCAAATGAAGTCTCGGTCTATGGTGATACCTATAGCTACGGAATACTGCTGTTAGAGTTGTTCACTGGCAAAAGGCCAACTGATGGTGAGTTTCTGCAAGATCTAAACCTACATAGTTACGTTGAGATAGCACTCAGAGACAAAGCAGCCAACCTGGTCGATCTGTGCTTACTATCTTCACTGGAGGAAGGGACAACCATGAGGGCTGCATGCATCACTTCAATTCTGCACATTGGGATATTATGTTCAAAGGAACAGCCAGCTGATCGCATGCAGATTGGGGATGCTATGAGAGAGCTACTGGCGATCAGAGACAAGTATCACACACACCTATTGAGTGAAGGTGGGTCCATCTAACTTGATGGCCCTCGCTTCATTGTGATTACTATTCATCATAGTACAGCAAAACAGAAGGTGGTGCAAGCTTTGTTGCTGCAATTTACTAGCCAACTAATATGCCTATCTTATGAAAGGAATTTCAACATGATATGGTAATGGTTTGTGAACAATGGGAGCAGCACATTGCAATGTACCTTAGTCATCGGGTCACCAAAATTCTAGTTAGAAGGCTCTTCTTTATGTTAACATATTCTCTTTATAGAAAAGACCACATCATGTATTTTCTCTCTGTTCCTATCTTGAGGCAAATTTGCTGTAGTTACTGGAGAAGTAAGAATATTGTGTTATCATTAAAAGGAGACTTGAAATTTGTTGTAGAATTTTGATACTGCACCTGGATTTTAAGTATCAGAAATTCTACTTTCAGAACGCCCAATGTGTTGTATCACTAGGCAGACGCAACTACCTCGCCAGATCACACACACTTCACTTATAGATCGACAAAAGAAATTATATACCGACAACACTTGTAATGATCATCAGCTAATTGGAGATTTATGCATGAGTTTACACGCACATCGTGCACTACGTGCTCGAGTCGATGAGGAGACTGGTGCAGAATATGTGTGCTGTATTCTGCGATTCGGTCAACTCTTGACTAGCTTTTCTTCTATTCTCTAAAATGGTTGTAGGGCGAACACCGCATAGTTTAGATGGTCAGATTTTTTTTTGTGGAATCAACCCATCCGGGTTCAAGTCCTAACTTGACACAGCTTTCTCACATATCTTCCTGGACTTATGTGAGCCTTTTCGACGCTATTCTTTTAGTGGTATGACGTACCTGTCGACTACGAGGCACTgtatttctcaaaaaaaaaaggtTACAGGTCCCATCTGAAGGACCTATATGTGATCTTTTCTGGTCTGATCTGGATGACCGATGCGGGTGGAGAATTTCACCAAGAGGAGCAGGGTACACATTTGGACAAGATATCGCGAAACAATTTAACCATGGGAAAGTTGTAGCTGTGCAGCCATATAGACCCATTTTTGCATCAAGATTCGTGCATAAAAACTTCTCCTTTTTGTTCCTCCCAAATAAGTATAGATTTGAAATTGGAACTTCGCAAGTCAACATCACACAAGTGCTATGTTGTGCAGAATTGTTTTCGGAATTTTTGGCGAAACATAAATGTATAAAATGATAAAACttattcaaaatttataacaAATTTCGGTTGcatcaaaaaaatcaaaaacatCTTATTCACAGAGTGGCACTTGTATGGCGTTGACCTGCAAAGTTTCTTGATTAAATATTCTCTTGTTTggaagaaacaaaaaagagaaatttCTATGTGAAGACAACACAGATCTTGATGCAAAGTTGGATGGCCTAGATAGAAGGTGTAGTTACATGGTAGATTAGAAAATTCACACTCTTTAACCATACaaatggactcaacattatttcaaaattttcaagAAAGCATGAAGCATAAGCGAAGCGATAGGCTCTTGCTCGGCACTTAGCACACTTACGCATTATGTGCAAATCACGGCCTGTCTTTAGAAAGTCCACCTTAAGGAAGAAAACATGGAA belongs to Triticum urartu cultivar G1812 chromosome 7, Tu2.1, whole genome shotgun sequence and includes:
- the LOC125524696 gene encoding probable LRR receptor-like serine/threonine-protein kinase At3g47570, which produces MVVMQFFMFASLCLPCLANAMHVATLSTAETATTSSTDHQALVSFGSLIKGDPFQALNSWGNHSIPVCQWRGVACGTRGHRRGRVVALDLHGLNLVGTIASSIGNLTYLRHFALQENSFYGVIPSEVGHLVQLEYLNLSRNSIGGEIPPTLATCVQLRVIDLRHNMHKGLVPRELASLHNLEVLALGYNNLTGSIPVEIGNLKGLTHLHLASNMLVGEIPTEIANLRNLTKLYLSFNRLSGPVPAFLGGLQKLQILYLGPNRFSGPIPPSLGNLSSLLVLDVQINGLTGSIPESLGNLNLLNVLSLTSNSLTGSIPHTLGKLSSLVEFYLNGNQLEGSIPPSVYNFSSLQIFSVQYNNLSGPISYHLGNKLPQLQNLSIDNNRFHGSIPESLCNASMLEIVQLSKNFFSGVIPKCLGATMKSLSALLLSYNQLEARNDADWDFISSLTNSSMLQYLALGHNKLQGVLPNSMANLSTNLRYFSVSGNMLRGNIPEGIGNLVNLQHLQVDGNFLDGKIPESIGNLRILVELYLSNNGLSGPIPPMLGNLTALIILDLSQNVLTGPIPSSLGSCPLETLSLAFNQLIGSIPKEIFLISALSVSMELQGNMLTGTFPQEVSNLVNLGYLNVSDNRISGLISASLAQCRSLQYLSMEGNLFQGPIPASMSQMKGLLVLDVSRNNLSGDIPVFLGDMQGLAILNISFNNFEGEVPKRGLFLNASAALIEGNYGLCGGIPQFNLHPCSNHTSEKWSHKLVVLISVGSAVLCIMLVLFALFAHRKLRSKFTMTRRVPSLHSGQHIRVTYVELVRATSGFASENLIGTGSFGSVYKGRMMNGDQEVIVAVKVLNLEQRGASQSFVAECETLRCIRHRNLVKILTVCSSIDSRGLDFKALVFEFMPNGDLDQWQHSRLLEDGSHGVLSLTQRIDIAIDVASALEYLHHNKPVPIVHCDLKPSNILLDNDMVSHVGDFGLARFLQQDDTSLPEISSGWATRRGTIGYAAPEYGQANEVSVYGDTYSYGILLLELFTGKRPTDGEFLQDLNLHSYVEIALRDKAANLVDLCLLSSLEEGTTMRAACITSILHIGILCSKEQPADRMQIGDAMRELLAIRDKYHTHLLSEGGSI